One part of the Salmo salar chromosome ssa10, Ssal_v3.1, whole genome shotgun sequence genome encodes these proteins:
- the LOC123724617 gene encoding cocaine- and amphetamine-regulated transcript protein has translation MESSKLWTRAVVCTALLSILCGAETSDSEMEVDLETRNIHDFYPQNPNLTNEKRLLGALHEVLKKLQTKRINPWEKKFGQVPTCDVGDHCAVRKGARIGKMCDCPRGAFCNFFLLKCL, from the exons ATGGAGAGCTCTAAACTGTGGACGAGAGCGGTAGTTTGTACAGCGCTGCTGTCCATCCTATGTGGTGCTGAAACGAGCGACTCAGAAATGGAAGTGGATTTGGAAACGAGAAACATTCACGACTTCTATCCACAAAATCCGAATCTAACGAACGAAAAACGTCTT CTTGGAGCTCTACACGAAGTTCTCAAAAAACTGCAGACCAAAAGAATTAATCCATGGGAAAAGAAATTTGGACAAGTTCCCACT TGCGACGTGGGGGACCATTGCGCAGTGAGGAAAGGCGCTCGAATCGGCAAAATGTGCGACTGTCCACGGGGAGCGTTCTGCAACTTCTTTCTGTTGAAGTGCTTGTGA